CATCCGCTTCGACCCTCAGGCCCTGGAGTTATGGATCACCCATCGCTTGATGCTGCTCAACCAGCTAGGCAACACTTCTGACATTTCAGGAGGTCAGCGCGGCAACCTCAGCCTGATGGCAGCCAGTCTTGGTTTCGAACTGGATGGTGGCTTCTGGGAACTACTCGATCAGTCACCATGAACCAGCACATTCGGAACTGGGCAGGATTGCCCCTGTTGATACTGAGCCTGTGCTCAGGGAGCTGCGGATCCGAAGCGCAACTCATTGTCTCTGATCGTCAGCCTGAGCCAGCACCACAACAAGCTGCTCTGAAGCCAGTGCCACCGGGCCAGGCTGGGCCGAGCCAAGAGTTGCTGGCGCGCTTGCAGGGAAAGACTCTTCAACTCAGCGCCAAGCGCACAGATGTTCAACGAACGGACGGACAACGCCAGTGGCTACTGGAACTGCACCAGGGCAGAACGGTGCTGGCAAGCTGGCCAGCGCTGAGCGGGACCCCCAGCAGCCAGGGCCTCGATCGACGCTGGTCTCCAGGAAACGGAGCGCCTCTGCCCCAGGGTGATTACACCCTGGGTCCCCCTGAACCCTGGGGCAACGACATCTGGATGATGCTGTCTCCCCGTTTTGACACCAGCCGCAGTGGACTGGGGATTCACTACTGCAACCCAGGCAGCGGCTGCCTCTGCCTGCCGGATCATTCCTCGCTGCTGGCTCTGACGGCCTGGATGCAGGAGTTGAATCTCAATCGACTCAGGGTTTTGAACTGACCCCAGACGGTCAACCCAACTGCAGGACCAACTGAACAGCCCTTCTGCCGCTGTCGACCGCCAACAACAGCGACAGCACTCTGAGCAGCCAAGCGAGTGTTCTTGAATTGACCCGATCCAACCGAGCCGCCGTCCACTGAGCTGCGAAGGCAGCAACGGCACCCAGCACGAGACCCTGCATCCACTGACCGCGTCCTTCATGCAAAAACTGCAATGACGCGGCACTTGCTGAGCAGGCGACCGCCAGGGTGCTGAGACGAATCGCCTGACGAATCGGCACCGACAGGCCGTTCACCATCAAGGGAACCATCAAAAGACCACCGCCAAGACCGAGCATCCCTCCTGCAAGGCCAGCAACACCTCCAACGGCCGTGAGACCTTTTAAAGGCAGAGGCTGATCAGATTCAGGTTGCTGATCACTGCGATCACCACGAATCGTGAGCGCCAGCAGTAGGTAAAGCAATGCCTGAAGTGTCAGCAGCTGCCAACCTGCTGCAAGTCGACCAAGACGACTGAACACCAGAGCGGTAGCGAAGGCCGACAGACCAATTGCCAAGCCAGGCCTGAGCTGAAGTGTGCGTGCGCGCCAATGGGTGTAACTGCCGCCGATCGCAGTGGGCACGATGGCGAACGTGCTCGTTGCCAGAGCTTGGTGGGGGCTGAAGCCCATCCAGAGCAGAAGAGGAGCGAAGATCAGACCACCACCGATTCCCAGCAGACCGGCCAAAGCTCCCGCCAGGAGCCCCAGTGGCACGGCCAGCAGCACCTCCGCCAATGTCATCGCCGCCATGACGCTGCCAACATCCTGCCGGTACGAGCATTCAGGCCGCGGCCGTCTCCTTCCCCATCTCACGCTCAACGGCGCCGAGCAGATGGCCTTGGATGCGCTGCTGCTTGAGCAGTGTTGGACACAGGGGCATAACCAACCGATCTTGCGCTTCTACAGCTGGAACAGACCATCCCTCTCGCTGGGCTGGAATCAACAGGAGATTCCAGACCCTTGGAGAGACCTTTCCAGGACAGGTGAGCTGGATCTCCTGCGCCGCCCCAGCGGTGGCGGTGCGGTGCTTCACGGCGGTGGGCTGACCTACGCATTGGTGTGGCCTGAAGCACCTCGACAAAAGCGAGAGGCTTACCTGCAAGTGAACCGCTGGATCACCGCAGGATTCGCAACACTGGGCGTCGGCCTCAATCCCGGCGACGCACCTGCAGAGGCCGGCGCCATCCACTGCTTTGGCCGTTCCACAGCGGCCGACCTTGTGGATACGCAAGGAGGCAAACGCATTGGCAGTGCTCAGTTCTGGCAGCACGGTCATCTTCTTCAGCACGGCGAAATCCCCCTGACCCCCCCGACTGATCTCTGGCGAACAGTGTTCGGAACCGACCCACCGCTGTGGACGCCGACGACGCCCGACTTCCTAACAATCGAAAGGGCGCTGATCTCAAGCTTCGGCAAAGGGCTGTCGAATCTCACCTGGATTGATCAGCCCCTCAGCTCCGAGGAACGCACCTTGATGCAGCAAGGGGCTGAGCGTTACCGGCTGGGGGCTTCAGCGCTCTGATCGTCAAGAAGTCCTGAAGCACGCATGCTGTTCACCACCTGAGCCAGAGGCATTCCAAACGGGTAGGTGTTGGAGCGGCGGGCTGCCTTGAGCATGGCCTCGGGCAGTTTCACAGATAAGCCCTTGAGAACGGCTTCGCCCAGGTCACAGCGGTCAAGGGTTCCGTCGGGCAGACCGGCGGGGCCTAAAACCAACAGACGCCCTTGCTCCGTATCTTCTAAGGCAAGGACCGCCTGCCAGAGAGGTGCTGCCTGCTGGATCGAAGGCAGGCGCTTCAACGGCTGAAGATGATCGGCGATGGTCTGACGATCCCATTGCTGAACAGGGAGGTCCTTGAGCGGCTGATCAGTAATAAAACCAATCCATCGACCGCCCCGACAGACGAGCACCCAGTCCGGGAGGCAGGTGTTGTCGCTGTCCACGGCTCCCAGACGCAGCTTGCTGAGACTGCGCAGACTCTGATCCGCCTCCACCACGCGGAATCGACGGGAAGTCGCCGGTCCAACAGTTTCCCGCTTGAGCACCTGCTGCAACGCCAAGGTCTGGGTCTGACTGCGGGACGCACTCATTCCGAACCAGCCGAGAAGTACCAGCCACAGTCCGGCGAATCCACCTCCCCTCAGCACAATCCAGAAACCGATCATCACAGCGAGGAGTGACAAGAACCGACCACTTGCGGTCGCCACCTGAATTCCCCGACGTTGACTGCCAGTCCATTGCCAGACAATGGATTTGAGAATCAAGCCACCATCCAGCGGTAATCCCGGCAGCAGATTGAACAGCGCCAGAACCAGATTGAGCCATCCAAGCTGGGCCACAAGGTTCCCCAGCAGAGGGCTGACATGTTCAGCGGAGTGAACACTGGATAGCAACACAGCTCCAAGAATCAGACTGACCGCTGGCCCCGCCGCCGCAACCCTTAGCGAGCCCATCGCAGTGGAACATTCCCGTTCCACCCGGGCGACTCCGCCCATCAAAAACAACGTGATACTGCTCACCTTCACCCCCTCACGTAGGGCCACAAGGGAATGGCCAAGCTCATGCAGCAGCACAGATACGAACAGCAATAGCGCGGTGAGAAGCCCCATCGACCAGCTGATCCAGACAGCGCCTGCAGCGTCTGGCAGTTTCGCGACCTGCTGCTGAAAGGCCATGGTGAACAACACCAGAACAATGAACCAACTTGGATGAATCCTCAAAGGGATCCCGCCGATTCGCATCAATTGCCAGCCATCACCCAAATGCTTTTCCGGCGGGCTGGCCGGCAGTGTTGACTCAATCCTAGAAAGGACATCCAATGCTGCTCCCCCATGGTCGATCAGAGCCTGTCTCTCAAGATCTGCGGGCTGACCGACTGCGACCAAGCCTGTGAGATCGCGGCCATGGGGGTGCATGCGATCGGAGTGATTGGAGTACCGGATACTCCGCGTTTCGTGGCGCCAAGGCAACGCAAAGCAATCTTCCAGAGACTGACCCAGGAGCATCCTCTGCTGAAGCGGGTTTGGGTGGTGGCAGACCCCAGCGATCAACAGCTTGCATCTGCATTCATGGGGAAGGGACAGCCCTCCGTGGTGCAGCTGCACGGGGAGGAATCGCCCAAGCGATGCGCGGAGCTGCGTCTGCTTTATCCCCGGATCAAATGGTGGAAAGCACTACGCCTGCGTGAAGAAGCGGATCTGAATGGCATCGATGCTTATGCCGACAGCGTGGATGCCCTACTTCTGGACGCTTGGAGTCCAAATCAACTGGGAGGGACTGGGCATCGTCTCGATCCTGCCTGGTTTGAGCGGTTGGAGACACGGATCTGCAGCGGTCTTCCTTGGTGGCTTGCTGGAGGGATCAGCGCTGAGTGGGTCCCAACACTGCTGCAACAGGTGAGCCCTTTTGGTCTTGATGCTTCAAGCCGCCTTGAACACAGTCCTGGGGTGAAGGATCTTCGTCATGTCGAAGCGCTAATCGAAGCCGTTAGGGTCAATTCGGGCAACCAGGGATAGGTTGAATCTCCCCTCAACAGCATCCATGCTCCGGGCTACGTCACTTTGCCTCACCCTCATGGCGGCAGTCCCTCTCGGGGTCTCAGCCCAGGGAATGCTGCCGGGATGTCGGCTGGACAACGGCAGTCTCCAATGTGTGCCAGGTCTGACCGCAAGCCCTGAAAAGCAGATTCAGGTGCTTGATGGACAAATTCAGCAGGGGCTTCAGCAGGAAGGACATCTCCAACAAGCCATCACAGGACTTCAACGGTTCGCTTTGGTCGGAGAAGCCAGGGAAGGTGCACTACTGAAAGCAGTATTGAAACTTGAGGGAGCTGATATCGATGAACTTGATGTCCACTGGTATCGCCGCAGTGGCCAAGGCAATTGGACGCTTGTGGAGTCAGGTAAGGGTCACAACCATCGCGTCGGACCTGAGGATCGAGACGACAGGCTGATGGCTGTGTTGGTGGTGCGCGGCAGTAACGGCAACATTCAACGGATCAGCAGCAATGTGATCGGTCCCATCCATCAATAAGCAGAAGGGGTCCCACAAGAGGCACCACTTCTGCTCGTTACGCAAAATCTGAGTTAACAGATCAGTTACTCAGAAGAGCTTCTTGCTGGCGGACGAGCTCAAAGAATTCCTGCTTGAGGCTGGGATCATGGCGGAAATCACCTCGAACAACGGAATTGACCATGCTGGTCTGTGGCTCTTTCACACCGCGCCATTTCATGCAGTAGTGCTGCGCCTTGATGATGATTCCGAGACCCTTGGGCTCACACAGCTTCTCAATTTCGTCGGCAAGGATCATCACTGCCTCTTCCTGGATATGTGGCCTTGAGAACACCCAGTCTGCAACCCGAGTGAACTTCGAGAGACCAATCACTCGAGAGCCTGGCTTGATTCCCACCCAGCAATTACCCATGATGGGAACGAAATGGTGCGAACAGGCGGAGCGCACAGTGAGAGGTCCAACGGTATAAATCTCGTCAAGCTGCTTCACGTTCGGGAAGCTAGCAACCTTAGGTTGTTGGTGATAACGACCCTTGAAGACCTCCTGTATATACATCTTGGCGACCCGTTCAGCGGTCTCCTCGGTGTTGTGGTCGTTCTCGATATCAATCACCAAACTGTGCAGAAGATCGCGAAAACGATCAGCAACTTCCGCCTGCAGTTCTTCTAATTCCCCAGGGAGAATGTGATCTGCGATGTTGTCATTGGCAAGGAATGAAGCTCCTCGTTCGCGCAGGCGGTCGCGAATTACCTCGGAAATTTTGGCATCAGTAATGGCAAACTGACCACGGCCATTACTGAGTGACGCATGCGAACTCAGTTGACTGAGCGCTGCGGCACTGGTTCCGTTAGTGGAAGCAGGAAGTGTAGAAGTCATCTCTTTCAGAATTCAGAAAGCGCCTGTAGCTGGCATGAGGGTTAAATCCTCAACAACCTGAGTGGCAGGTTGCTGGGCCAAGTGAAGAAGAGCGGCTGCGGCCTGATTGACAGGCAGCATGGCACGTCGGTCGAAATCACTGTCGACGGTCGGAGAGTCCCAGAGGGAAGTATCCACCGCACCAAGTGTGAGAGTGCAGGCACGAATGCCATGGGCACGTTCTTCCTCACCCAGGCAGCGAGTGAAACTCGCCAGAGCAGCTTTGACGGTGCAGTAAGCCCCCCAACCGGGAAAAGCATTTCTGGCCGCGTGGCTACTCACATTGATCACCAATCCACCCGCTGGCCTCATGGCAGGGACAACAGCAGAACAGACCTGGAAAACACTGGTGAGGTTGAGTTGAATCAACCAGTCCCAGCGATCTAGAGGCATCTCGAGTAATTCGCCGGTCCAGGCAGCACCTGCGTTATTGATGAGAACTGAGGGGCGAAGCCCCTGATTCAGCAATTCATCGATGCCTGGTGCAATAGCGGATGAATCGGTGAGGTCGATCGCTTTGTAAGCGACACGAACACCACTTGCACTCAGCTCCGCATCGAGAGACTGCAATGCAGCCTCACTACGGGAGACAAGAAGCAAATCCCACCCTGCCTCGGCAAATGCCTTGGCAGCAGCATGACCGATTCCACGAGATGCGCCGGTGATCAGAACGGAAGGCAAGAAGTCCGTGCAATCTGAAGCACCCTAGGCAGCGAAACCATCTTCCGGCGAGCTGGCATCGAGGAAACGCCCCATAGCCCTGAATTTCATGTAGCGCTGATCTCTCAGATCATCAACAGACAAGGCGAGCAAATCGTCGAGATGGCGATTCAGTGCAGCTCTCAGCGTCTCACCGGCTTCGAGGGGGGCCCAATTGTTACCACCAGCAGGTTCAGGCAAAACTTCGTCCACCACGCCAAGACTGAGCAGATCCTTGCCGGTGATGCGTAACGCAGCCGCAGCATCGGAAGCCTTCGCCGCATCGCGCCAGAGAATGGAGGCGCAAGCTTCAGGGCTGGCCACGGTGTAAACGCTGTGCTCAAACATGATCAACCTGTCTGCGACTCCGATACCGAGTGCACCACCAGAGCCACCCTCCCCGATCACCGTGGCGACGATGGGGACTCGCAAGCTGAACATCTCACGCAGGTTCACGGCAATTGCCTCGCCCTGACCCTGCTCCTCCGCCAGTAGACCGGCATAAGCCCCAGGCGTGTCGATGAAAGCCAGGATCGGCAGGCCGAAGCGATCAGCATGCTCCATCAGCCGCAGAGCCTTGCGGTAGCCCCCCGGGGTGGCCATGCCGAAATTCCGCGCCACGTTCTCCTTGGTGTCGCGTCCTTTCTGATGCCCGATCAGAAGTACCGAACGATTCCCCAGACGTCCGATCCCACCAATCAGAGCCTGGTCATCACTGCCGCGGCGATCACCGTGTAGCTCAACCCAGTCATCGCAGAACATCTGGATGAAATCGAGGGTGCTTGGCCGATGGGGGTGTCGTGCGACTTGAATTTTCTGAGCCGGGCTTAAGGAACGAAAAATTTCATCCCGACGTCGAGCTGCGAGCGTTTCAAGCTGCAGCAGTTGCTGGCTGACATCGACTTCCGAATCCCTTGCCAGCTGACGGATCTGCTCGATCTGCTGTTCGAGCTCCACCAGCGGTTTCTCGAAATCAAGCAGAGGTCGGCGGGCCATTGAGGAAGGTGAAAACGACTTCAGACAACAACAGCCTGAGGCTGTCCTTGAAGATTGAGGGTGGAGAAACCATGGCGGACCGACGCGGCACCGATGAAATCCATCTTCTCCAGAGTGATGTTGTTACGTCCCCAACTGAAGTTGGTGTGGCACTCCTCGAATTCAAGCAGCATCGCTTCAGCGAAGCAGGCAAACATCTGTCGCTGAGGTTTTTCCATCTCAGCAATTTCCATCATCGTCCAGCCGATGTCACTGCCGAATTCAACGATGCCTCCCTTCAGCACATGAACACCTTCGCAGGCAACCTTGGCATCGAGATTCTTTGGGTAGCCCCCATCGATCATCAGGCAGGGCTTCCGCAGCGAGGCTGAATCAATTTCAAGCGTGCGCGGCATGCTCGCCACCCACACCACGACATCAGCTTCAGGAAGCGCTTCATCAAGAGTGAGGATCCTTCCGCCACCCAGTTCAGACTGAAGATCCTTAAGGGGCTGCTGCTGACGCGCAACCAGCAGCAGCTCAGCGACACCCGTCCGGTTGGAGAGCCAGCGGCAGACAGCACTGCCGATATCTCCGGTGGCCCCCACCACGGCAACCTTGGCTTTGGCCAGATCGATACCCAGAAGAGGCGCGTTGTTCTCAACCTGACGACTGATCACCCAGGCCGTATGGGTGTTGCCCGTGGTGAATCGCTCCCACTCCAAGGTTGTGCTGCGCACATGCTGATGCTGGAGAAGGTTGAAGTTCTCAAAAATAATTGAAGTGAAGCCGCCAAGAGCTGTGATGTTGATTCCCTTCTTCTGAGCGAGCTCCATGGCGTTGAGCACTTTGCGCCTTGCCGTCTTGAAGCGACTCAGCATCTCGGGAACGAAACAGGAATCGATGTAGGCACCCGAGATCTTTTTGCCAGTGGCACTGGTGACCTCAACGTTCTCCACCAATTGGGGTGGCGCACTGCACCACACATCAAGATCCCCCCCGGCGATGTGATCGAAACCGAGATCAGAAGCTTTGCGCCTCGCCGCCTCAAAGCTGGTGGAGTGCCCGATCAGACCAAACATGTACTGCCGACTGTCGTACGTGTACGCATTGAACTCAAACTCACCCTGATAACGGGCTGATGACTCAATGTTCCCATGAAGGCACGCCTTAAGGAAAACGTGCCTGTAATCGAACCGGTCCTGGACTTTCGCGCTGGACCATCGAACGATCGTTTTTTCTGGTTCAGAGCGCTGCCGCTGCCATTCGAGCAATTTCACGCATGTTGAAACCGATCTCGCTAAGAGCCTCTTGATACGCGATCAGGAAATCCTCGATCAGATCTTCTTTATCCATCTGCAGAACAGCGGCATCCCCTGCGACCTGATCCAACATCGAACGAATCAGAGGAAGATTGGCCTTATTAGCGGCAAAGAGCTCTTCCTTGCTGGCTTCAAAATTGGCCTTAAGCCACTCCTGGCCGTAGTTGAGATGGGTGTACTCATCTTTCACGACACCTTCAGTAATCCTGCGGGCGAAGGGATCTGCCACAGGGATATAGATGTGATACGCGGAAATTGCGAAGGCTTCAATCAGCAACGCCTGAATCAAAAGACAGGTCACAACCTTGCCTTCCTTGAAGGCGATTTGGAAATTGCCATGAAGCGGACCGAAGAATTCCTTGGCGAAAGGAAGGTCGGCCTCAACTCCCAGATTGCGGCCGCAAGAGGTGAAGCCCTTCATGTGCTTCATTTCCATCTTGGCCAACCGAGCCAGTTCATCGGCATGCTCGGGGATCATGGTGCCCAGAGACATGTAGTTGTCGTAGGCCTCTTGCTCGCCTTCGATCACGATCGCATTGATACGGCTGTAGGCGTCTTTGTAGGCCTCAGTGGTGAAGTCAGGCAATTGCTGTGCCGATGCATCCCGCTCGTCAAGGACGGCGACCTCGGGGCTGACGGGGGTCGGCATAGATGTTTCCGTAACGGTCAACGTCGGTGACTGTAACCAGTGCCACCGATATTGGATGTTCGATTGATGGAGTTCAGATACGTCGCTGGTCTCCGCGAGGTGGCCAGCTTGATGTCATCAGGCTTGTGAAGAGTTGGCGCCAATGGGCTAAAAGCGCTGTCTCCAACTGACTTCCGAGCTTCGCATCCGCACCGCGGCTATCGCCGACGACACCGGACTGGCTGAGGTCGGCAGCGAACCAGGCGAGAGGCGCAGGACCTTCAAGACTCCAACCTTCAGGAGGTGTGGCTGCCGACTTATTACTGACATGGTCACCATCCAGAGGCCTCTGTTCGCCGACCAGAGCGGGCTCAAGAGCCAGCATCAGACTGGTCTCAGCAAGTCCCGCATGCAATCCATGCGCCAGCTCATTAGCAGGCACTAGAGACTTGAGTTCTGAAACTCCACTCCAGAGAAAACAGGGAAGAACAGCCATTGCTGGGGTTTCAACCGCCAGTTCACGGGCAGCGGTTTGCAGAAGACCGATCTGACCACCGTGGGCGTTGAACAGCACCAAGCGCTGCACACCCTGATCCGCAAGCTGCTTGCCAACCTCTCTCACAAGGCGAATCAGCAGTTCGGCACTGAGGCTGAGAGTTCCAGGGAAGCCACGATGTTCAGGCGAAAGACCGATCGACTGAATCGGCAAAGCCCAAATCGGCATCTCCTCTGGAAGCCCTTGCAGCACACGATCAAGAATGCGTTCCGCAAACAACGCATCAGTTGAAAGGGGGAGCTGCGGACCGTGCTGCTCAAAGGCACCGAATGGCCAGACAAGGGTTGAACCGCTCCGCTGCAATGCCAGAGCAGCCTCGGGCCAGTGCATGCACTCCAACCGCCTGGTGTTTTGTCCACCGTCACCGCTCATCCTGAATCAACCTCCTGCTGTCAGACTGTCTGGCCAAGGACGATGGGTCCCATGGCCGGAACAGAACGTCAGAATTCCCGACTGGATGGTGGCAAGGGTGCCGCAGCTTCGGCGCAGCCACCACGAAAACCGCTTCAGGTGATGCACATCAGCAAGCGGGAAGAGCAGGATCGACTGCGTAAGGAGGCCGAGCAAGCCCGTGCAGCCGCTGATGCTGCTGTTGAACGTGCTGCACAGCTCGAGCAGGCGGCACTCGCCGCCGAAGGCGGCCAGTCCATGGCTACAAGTCCCCCTGCACCTCCAAAAGGACCACAAGCGTCTTCTGGTCCATCGCGAGATACCGACGACGATGACCTGTCCGGTATGACCATGGCCGACCTACTCGGTCCCTCCGATGCAGGACGGCGTCAGAACAATGTCCCCGCCGAAGCGGCAACTGCAGCAAGCCGCGTTGTTGACGATTTCGATTTTGATGAAGATGCCTTTCTGGCAGCACTCGATGCCAACGAGCCTGTGGGCACAACCGGTGAGGTCGTCACCGGAACCGTGATCGCAATGGAGAGTGATGGTGTCTACGTGG
Above is a window of Synechococcus sp. BIOS-U3-1 DNA encoding:
- a CDS encoding TSUP family transporter, which encodes MAAMTLAEVLLAVPLGLLAGALAGLLGIGGGLIFAPLLLWMGFSPHQALATSTFAIVPTAIGGSYTHWRARTLQLRPGLAIGLSAFATALVFSRLGRLAAGWQLLTLQALLYLLLALTIRGDRSDQQPESDQPLPLKGLTAVGGVAGLAGGMLGLGGGLLMVPLMVNGLSVPIRQAIRLSTLAVACSASAASLQFLHEGRGQWMQGLVLGAVAAFAAQWTAARLDRVNSRTLAWLLRVLSLLLAVDSGRRAVQLVLQLG
- a CDS encoding lipoyl protein ligase domain-containing protein; the protein is MTLPTSCRYEHSGRGRLLPHLTLNGAEQMALDALLLEQCWTQGHNQPILRFYSWNRPSLSLGWNQQEIPDPWRDLSRTGELDLLRRPSGGGAVLHGGGLTYALVWPEAPRQKREAYLQVNRWITAGFATLGVGLNPGDAPAEAGAIHCFGRSTAADLVDTQGGKRIGSAQFWQHGHLLQHGEIPLTPPTDLWRTVFGTDPPLWTPTTPDFLTIERALISSFGKGLSNLTWIDQPLSSEERTLMQQGAERYRLGASAL
- a CDS encoding site-2 protease family protein encodes the protein MGDGWQLMRIGGIPLRIHPSWFIVLVLFTMAFQQQVAKLPDAAGAVWISWSMGLLTALLLFVSVLLHELGHSLVALREGVKVSSITLFLMGGVARVERECSTAMGSLRVAAAGPAVSLILGAVLLSSVHSAEHVSPLLGNLVAQLGWLNLVLALFNLLPGLPLDGGLILKSIVWQWTGSQRRGIQVATASGRFLSLLAVMIGFWIVLRGGGFAGLWLVLLGWFGMSASRSQTQTLALQQVLKRETVGPATSRRFRVVEADQSLRSLSKLRLGAVDSDNTCLPDWVLVCRGGRWIGFITDQPLKDLPVQQWDRQTIADHLQPLKRLPSIQQAAPLWQAVLALEDTEQGRLLVLGPAGLPDGTLDRCDLGEAVLKGLSVKLPEAMLKAARRSNTYPFGMPLAQVVNSMRASGLLDDQSAEAPSR
- a CDS encoding phosphoribosylanthranilate isomerase, whose protein sequence is MVDQSLSLKICGLTDCDQACEIAAMGVHAIGVIGVPDTPRFVAPRQRKAIFQRLTQEHPLLKRVWVVADPSDQQLASAFMGKGQPSVVQLHGEESPKRCAELRLLYPRIKWWKALRLREEADLNGIDAYADSVDALLLDAWSPNQLGGTGHRLDPAWFERLETRICSGLPWWLAGGISAEWVPTLLQQVSPFGLDASSRLEHSPGVKDLRHVEALIEAVRVNSGNQG
- the folE gene encoding GTP cyclohydrolase I, translating into MTSTLPASTNGTSAAALSQLSSHASLSNGRGQFAITDAKISEVIRDRLRERGASFLANDNIADHILPGELEELQAEVADRFRDLLHSLVIDIENDHNTEETAERVAKMYIQEVFKGRYHQQPKVASFPNVKQLDEIYTVGPLTVRSACSHHFVPIMGNCWVGIKPGSRVIGLSKFTRVADWVFSRPHIQEEAVMILADEIEKLCEPKGLGIIIKAQHYCMKWRGVKEPQTSMVNSVVRGDFRHDPSLKQEFFELVRQQEALLSN
- a CDS encoding SDR family oxidoreductase gives rise to the protein MPSVLITGASRGIGHAAAKAFAEAGWDLLLVSRSEAALQSLDAELSASGVRVAYKAIDLTDSSAIAPGIDELLNQGLRPSVLINNAGAAWTGELLEMPLDRWDWLIQLNLTSVFQVCSAVVPAMRPAGGLVINVSSHAARNAFPGWGAYCTVKAALASFTRCLGEEERAHGIRACTLTLGAVDTSLWDSPTVDSDFDRRAMLPVNQAAAALLHLAQQPATQVVEDLTLMPATGAF
- a CDS encoding acetyl-CoA carboxylase carboxyltransferase subunit alpha; translated protein: MARRPLLDFEKPLVELEQQIEQIRQLARDSEVDVSQQLLQLETLAARRRDEIFRSLSPAQKIQVARHPHRPSTLDFIQMFCDDWVELHGDRRGSDDQALIGGIGRLGNRSVLLIGHQKGRDTKENVARNFGMATPGGYRKALRLMEHADRFGLPILAFIDTPGAYAGLLAEEQGQGEAIAVNLREMFSLRVPIVATVIGEGGSGGALGIGVADRLIMFEHSVYTVASPEACASILWRDAAKASDAAAALRITGKDLLSLGVVDEVLPEPAGGNNWAPLEAGETLRAALNRHLDDLLALSVDDLRDQRYMKFRAMGRFLDASSPEDGFAA
- a CDS encoding long-chain acyl-[acyl-carrier-protein] reductase, whose product is MFGLIGHSTSFEAARRKASDLGFDHIAGGDLDVWCSAPPQLVENVEVTSATGKKISGAYIDSCFVPEMLSRFKTARRKVLNAMELAQKKGINITALGGFTSIIFENFNLLQHQHVRSTTLEWERFTTGNTHTAWVISRQVENNAPLLGIDLAKAKVAVVGATGDIGSAVCRWLSNRTGVAELLLVARQQQPLKDLQSELGGGRILTLDEALPEADVVVWVASMPRTLEIDSASLRKPCLMIDGGYPKNLDAKVACEGVHVLKGGIVEFGSDIGWTMMEIAEMEKPQRQMFACFAEAMLLEFEECHTNFSWGRNNITLEKMDFIGAASVRHGFSTLNLQGQPQAVVV
- a CDS encoding aldehyde oxygenase (deformylating), whose translation is MPTPVSPEVAVLDERDASAQQLPDFTTEAYKDAYSRINAIVIEGEQEAYDNYMSLGTMIPEHADELARLAKMEMKHMKGFTSCGRNLGVEADLPFAKEFFGPLHGNFQIAFKEGKVVTCLLIQALLIEAFAISAYHIYIPVADPFARRITEGVVKDEYTHLNYGQEWLKANFEASKEELFAANKANLPLIRSMLDQVAGDAAVLQMDKEDLIEDFLIAYQEALSEIGFNMREIARMAAAAL
- a CDS encoding creatininase family protein, which gives rise to MSGDGGQNTRRLECMHWPEAALALQRSGSTLVWPFGAFEQHGPQLPLSTDALFAERILDRVLQGLPEEMPIWALPIQSIGLSPEHRGFPGTLSLSAELLIRLVREVGKQLADQGVQRLVLFNAHGGQIGLLQTAARELAVETPAMAVLPCFLWSGVSELKSLVPANELAHGLHAGLAETSLMLALEPALVGEQRPLDGDHVSNKSAATPPEGWSLEGPAPLAWFAADLSQSGVVGDSRGADAKLGSQLETALLAHWRQLFTSLMTSSWPPRGDQRRI